Proteins co-encoded in one Papaver somniferum cultivar HN1 chromosome 5, ASM357369v1, whole genome shotgun sequence genomic window:
- the LOC113278729 gene encoding uncharacterized protein LOC113278729, with product MALLLYVDDIILTGSSKILLTDLIKYLSNNFAMKELGNLHYFLGLEAVRSENSIMLSENKYTMELLSKAHMLDCNPCSTPVSKGPRVSIKEGVLLPNATEYRTIVGMLQYLCLTRPDICFDVNYASKYMHSPTDIHLLLVKSILRYLQGTLGYGITLRKGDIECLTAFTDSDWGSCPETSRSTCGYAIFMGKYLISWSSKKHPTVSRSTAEAEYKSLSVATTELEVKHIKIHYHVVRELIEQGFLTVQHVSSENQLAYLFTKGLCAPIFTSLLQQLLVLPTSSDTSIHISAGSSTSSDISVVAATEDISNF from the exons ATGGCCTTATtactctatgttgatgatattatattAACAGGATCATCAAAAATATTGCTTACTGATCTTATAAAATATTTGAGTAACAATTTTGCTATGAAGGAATTAGGGAATTTGCATTATTTCCTAGGATTAGAAGCAGTCAGATCAGAAAATTCTATTATGTTGTCTGAAAACAAATATACTATGGAATTACTCTCTAAAGCTCACATGCTAGACTGTAATCCTTGTAGTACTCCAGTTTCTAAAGGACCTAGAGTATCTATCAAGGAAGGGGTTTTATTACCAAATGCTACTGAATACAGAACTATAGTAGGAATGTTGCAGTATTTGTGCTTAACCAGGCCTGACATTTGTTTTGATGTAAATTATGCTAGCAAGTATATGCATTCTCCTACTGACATTCATCTATTACTAGTTAAAAGTATCCTTAGGTACTTACAAGGTACACTTGGTTATGGTATAACATTAAGAAAGGGAGATATTGAATGCTTAACAGCTTTTACTGACTCAGATTGGGGTAGTTGTCCTGAGACATCAAGATCCACTTGTGGGTATGCAATTTTTATGGGAAAATATTTAATCTCATGGTCAAGCAAAAAGCATCCTACTGTGTCTAGATCAACAGCAGAGGCAGAATATAAAAGTTTGTCAGTTGCTACAACAGAGTTGGA GGTAAAACATATAAAAATTCATTATCATGTTGTCAGGGAGTTGATAGAACAAGGATTTCTCACAGTTCAGCATGTCTCTTCAGAAAATCAGTTAGCATATTTGTTTACAAAGGGACTATGTGCTCCAATTTTTACTTCACTACTGCAACAGTTACTGGTACTTCCTACTTCTTCAGATACTTCCATCCATATTTCAGCTGGTTCTTCTACTTCTTCAGAcatttctgttgttgctgctactgAAGATATTTCAAATTTCTGA